Proteins co-encoded in one Sphaerodactylus townsendi isolate TG3544 unplaced genomic scaffold, MPM_Stown_v2.3 scaffold_441, whole genome shotgun sequence genomic window:
- the LOC125425425 gene encoding putative nuclease HARBI1 isoform X2 gives MDWWKNCVLAQWEDSRWVRNFRMSRRTFMWLVDILKPHLFHQDTQMRHAWPVDLRVAMSLWYLANKNSFREVQEQFGVGLTTVADAVHEFCMVVEEVLVPRLVKLTDPMEQIMLGFAEIGFPQCVGAVDGCHIPIQNPADSNGEYINRKKFASIVLMAICDHRGRFYAAEAGESGKSHDAYIFNGCHFTHAIDRGAFFPATPSLVVDGVAVPPLVLGDGAFPMRTSTHLSKRRRKGSKPSLRDCVSLLTRMDRRLSRLKDEVAEGESGGSSEDRLCIVTSEEEDTTSRNPPTSEPSAVVIVSSAAPGSSSSSQ, from the exons ATGGACTGGTGGAAAAACTGTGTGTTGGCCCAGTGGGAAGACAGCCGGTGGGTGCGAAATTTTAGGATGTCCCGCAGGACCTTCATGTGGCTTGTTGACATCCTGAAGCCACACCTGTTCCACCAGGACACACAGATGCGTCATGCGTGGCCAGTGGATCTAAGAGTCGCCATGTCTCTCTGGTATCTGGCTAACAAGAACTCATTCCGGGAGGTGCAGGAGCAGTTCGGGGTTGGGCTGACTACTGTTGCTGACGCGGTCCACGAGTTCTGCATGGTAGTGGAGGAGGTCCTGGTTCCCAGGTTGGTCAAACTGACAGACCCAATGGAGCAG ATCATGCTGGGGTTCGCTGAAATTGGATTCCCTCAGTGTGTTGGCGCTGTCGATGGCTGCCACATCCCCATTCAGAATCCAGCTGACTCGAATGGGGAATACATTAACAGAAAAAAGTTCGCATCAATCGTCCTCATGGCCATCTGCGACCACAGAGGACGTTTCTATGCTGCAGAGGCTGGAGAATCTGGAAAAAGCCATGACGCCTACATCTTCAACGGGTGCCACTTCACCCACGCCATTGATCGTGGGGCCTTCTTTCCAGCAACTCCATCTCTGGTTGTGGATGGGGTAGCTGTCCCCCCCTTGGTCCTTGGTGATGGGGCCTTTCCCATGC GCACCAGCACCCACTTGTCGAAGCGGAGGAGAAAGGGGAGTAAACCTTCTCTGCGGGATTGCGTGTCCCTAC TAACCAGAATGGACAGGCGCCTGAGTAGGCTGAAGGACGAGGTGGCTGAAGGGGAGAGCGGTGGGAGCTCCGAGGACCGCCTCTGCATCGTCACCAGCGAAGAGGAGGACACCACCAGCAGGAACCCGCCCACCTCCGAGCCCTCAGCCGTGGTCATCGTGAGCTCCGCTGCTCCAGGGAGCTCAAGCTCATCTCAGTGA
- the LOC125425425 gene encoding protein ALP1-like isoform X1: MDWWKNCVLAQWEDSRWVRNFRMSRRTFMWLVDILKPHLFHQDTQMRHAWPVDLRVAMSLWYLANKNSFREVQEQFGVGLTTVADAVHEFCMVVEEVLVPRLVKLTDPMEQIMLGFAEIGFPQCVGAVDGCHIPIQNPADSNGEYINRKKFASIVLMAICDHRGRFYAAEAGESGKSHDAYIFNGCHFTHAIDRGAFFPATPSLVVDGVAVPPLVLGDGAFPMRKWLVTSYKPVHNARERQFNRRLSRARCTIERAFGRLKARWRCLLSPLQIKLDSVSTLVGACVVLHNICETRGHRAPELEERPPPLLTEMECQQDIVVGHEGGRGYDPRADSNLEEGKEVRDALARYMCG; encoded by the exons ATGGACTGGTGGAAAAACTGTGTGTTGGCCCAGTGGGAAGACAGCCGGTGGGTGCGAAATTTTAGGATGTCCCGCAGGACCTTCATGTGGCTTGTTGACATCCTGAAGCCACACCTGTTCCACCAGGACACACAGATGCGTCATGCGTGGCCAGTGGATCTAAGAGTCGCCATGTCTCTCTGGTATCTGGCTAACAAGAACTCATTCCGGGAGGTGCAGGAGCAGTTCGGGGTTGGGCTGACTACTGTTGCTGACGCGGTCCACGAGTTCTGCATGGTAGTGGAGGAGGTCCTGGTTCCCAGGTTGGTCAAACTGACAGACCCAATGGAGCAG ATCATGCTGGGGTTCGCTGAAATTGGATTCCCTCAGTGTGTTGGCGCTGTCGATGGCTGCCACATCCCCATTCAGAATCCAGCTGACTCGAATGGGGAATACATTAACAGAAAAAAGTTCGCATCAATCGTCCTCATGGCCATCTGCGACCACAGAGGACGTTTCTATGCTGCAGAGGCTGGAGAATCTGGAAAAAGCCATGACGCCTACATCTTCAACGGGTGCCACTTCACCCACGCCATTGATCGTGGGGCCTTCTTTCCAGCAACTCCATCTCTGGTTGTGGATGGGGTAGCTGTCCCCCCCTTGGTCCTTGGTGATGGGGCCTTTCCCATGCGTAAGTGGCTGGTGACGTCGTACAAGCCAGTCCACAATGCAAGAGAAAGGCAGTTTAATCGAAGGTTGTCACGGGCGAGATGCACAATAGAGCGTGCCTTTGGCCGACTGAAGGCACGGTGGAGGTGCCTCCTTTCCCCATTACAAATAAAACTGGACAGTGTGTCTACACTTGTTGGGGCCTGCGTTGTGCTCCACAACATTTGTGAGACCCGTGGGCACAGAGCACCAGAACTTGAGGAGaggcctcctccactcctcacagAAATGGAATGCCAGCAGGACATTGTAGTTGGAcacgaggggggaagggggtatgacCCCAGAGCTGACAGCAAcctggaagaggggaaagaggtcAGGGATGCTCTGGCAAGGTACATGTGCGGCTAG